In a genomic window of Deinococcus aquiradiocola:
- a CDS encoding transcriptional regulator, protein MFNPPTVEDLQETRRANEKLVLAALDSKPEWVETELAKTTGLALSHLRAALASLLDQGRVRRLPGTGTRAVYGLADPGLADVPASPLTPLAKKVRVYLEGRADSALHMAEELRSTREEIMAALSLLNAHNMITCTFVGSLVIFRLKEAQALLDQKDSKTEAKKKQVA, encoded by the coding sequence ATGTTCAATCCCCCCACCGTCGAAGACCTGCAAGAAACTCGCCGCGCCAACGAAAAGCTGGTGCTGGCTGCCCTGGACAGCAAACCAGAGTGGGTCGAGACGGAACTGGCCAAAACCACTGGCCTTGCACTTTCCCACCTGCGGGCGGCCCTGGCCAGCCTGCTTGATCAGGGCCGGGTGCGTCGTCTGCCCGGCACCGGCACCCGCGCCGTGTACGGCCTCGCCGACCCAGGCCTCGCCGACGTTCCCGCCTCTCCCCTCACTCCCCTCGCCAAGAAGGTCCGCGTGTACCTCGAAGGTCGCGCCGACAGTGCCCTGCACATGGCCGAGGAACTCCGCAGCACCCGCGAGGAGATCATGGCGGCCCTCAGCCTGCTGAACGCCCACAACATGATCACCTGCACCTTCGTGGGCAGCCTCGTGATCTTCCGCCTCAAGGAAGCGCAGGCGCTGCTGGACCAGAAGGACAGCAAGACCGAGGCCAAGAAGAAACAGGTCGCCTGA